A window of Pusillimonas sp. T7-7 contains these coding sequences:
- a CDS encoding patatin-like phospholipase family protein, whose translation MNSQLELFSNPGKKSAKRSAAQATRKRSSTRRLPTKASTDEAALKNANLPENSTTGLPPYETIALVLQGGGALGAYQAGVFQGLQEAGIEPSYLSGISIGALNTAIIAGNPPQTRVARLAEFWETICQPNFWPAMNPFIEQTLFNLNDTVRQGLSALHAGSALLNGQNGFFQPRFPPPPSNTPGNPATASYYDTSALKSTLERLCDFDRINAQTQHVSVGAVNVRNGNLVYFDNTKIKLRAEHFMASGALPPAFAAVEIDGEFYWDGGLVSNTPLTEILDSRPLRDTLVFQVDLWSARGRPPTNMSEVSDRMKDIRYSSRTRMVTDQLRWSQYLRHMLEHILKEIPEETRATNPYCRMAQDLACGKRYNVIHLIYRNQAYERHYKDFEFGLATMRGHWDSGLEDIRQTLASPERLAMPENASGFVTHDIHREEIEQLMELAKDKMPHGAS comes from the coding sequence ATGAACTCGCAACTCGAACTTTTTTCAAATCCCGGCAAAAAAAGCGCCAAGCGCAGTGCGGCGCAAGCCACACGCAAGCGTAGCAGCACCCGACGCCTACCCACCAAGGCCAGCACTGACGAAGCCGCACTCAAAAATGCCAATCTGCCAGAAAACAGCACGACAGGCCTACCACCCTACGAAACCATAGCGCTGGTCTTGCAAGGCGGCGGTGCGCTTGGCGCCTACCAGGCAGGTGTATTTCAAGGCCTGCAGGAAGCCGGCATAGAACCGAGCTATCTGTCTGGAATTTCCATCGGCGCCCTGAACACCGCCATTATTGCGGGCAACCCCCCGCAAACGCGCGTTGCCCGCTTGGCTGAATTCTGGGAAACCATTTGCCAGCCAAACTTTTGGCCAGCCATGAACCCATTCATTGAGCAGACACTATTCAATCTGAATGACACCGTGCGCCAAGGCCTGAGCGCACTGCATGCCGGCAGCGCCTTGCTGAACGGGCAGAATGGCTTCTTCCAGCCCCGCTTCCCGCCCCCTCCCTCCAACACGCCGGGCAACCCCGCGACCGCCAGCTATTACGACACCAGCGCACTGAAAAGCACGCTCGAACGCTTATGCGACTTTGATCGGATCAACGCCCAGACGCAGCATGTGTCCGTGGGCGCCGTCAATGTACGCAACGGCAATCTGGTTTATTTCGACAATACCAAGATCAAGCTCAGGGCCGAGCACTTCATGGCCTCAGGCGCCCTGCCGCCTGCTTTCGCCGCGGTCGAAATCGATGGCGAATTCTATTGGGACGGCGGACTGGTATCAAACACACCGTTAACCGAGATCCTGGACTCACGCCCCTTGCGCGACACGCTGGTCTTTCAGGTAGATTTATGGAGCGCCCGAGGCCGCCCGCCCACCAACATGAGCGAGGTGTCCGACCGCATGAAAGACATCCGCTACTCCAGCCGCACCCGTATGGTGACCGACCAGTTGCGCTGGTCACAGTACCTGCGCCATATGCTGGAGCATATTCTTAAGGAAATACCCGAAGAGACTCGCGCCACCAACCCTTATTGCCGGATGGCGCAAGATCTGGCTTGCGGCAAGCGCTACAACGTCATCCATCTGATCTACCGCAACCAGGCTTACGAAAGGCACTATAAAGACTTTGAGTTCGGACTGGCCACCATGCGGGGGCACTGGGACAGCGGCCTGGAAGACATACGCCAGACACTGGCCAGCCCCGAGCGACTGGCCATGCCTGAGAACGCCTCAGGCTTTGTCACGCACGACATCCACCGCGAAGAAATAGAACAACTGATGGAGCTGGCCAAGGACAAAATGCCTCATGGGGCCAGCTAG